Below is a window of Rhodothermus sp. DNA.
CGCCGCACGATGCTGCAGTGGCACCAGCGTCTGGCCCTGGTAACGCTGGCGGCGTTGACTACCCAGTTTATTCTGGGAGAGGTGCTGGCAAGTGATCGGGCCCGCTATTATCAAAAGTTGCAACCGATTCATCAGCCTCTCGGCTATGCAACTTTTGGGCTGTATCTAACCACGGCCAGCCTGTCGCTTGGCGCCCCTCCGGCGCGGCGCTACACTCCCGGTTTCAGTTCGATCAAGCTGCATCGAGCTCTTGCATTGATCCACTTTACAGGCATGATGCTGCAACCCTGGCTTGGCCGGCGACTGCGGCTGGCGCCCACTCCGGAAAGCTACGAGCGCCGCCTGCGCACCCATCGGTGGGTTGGACGCCTGACGTTTGGCGCGTATACAGCGGCGTTTCTGGTCATTCTGCTCCCCTACTGAGATGAGCGGTGTTGCCATGCCACGTTTTGCCACCCTTTTACTGCTGGGACTCCTGGCTCTCAGCAATCGGCTCAACGCCCAATCGATCACCGTGCCTATCGACAGCACGGAGAGCATCCTGCAGTATCGCGGCCATCATCCGCTGCATGGGTGGACCGGCACCAGCCGGTCGGTCCATGGCACGCTTCAGCTTGATCTGGACGATCCCGCCCGATCAGCCGTTACCATCCGCGTCCCGGTAGCCAGCTTCGACAGTGGCAATAGCAACCGTGACTCGAATATGCTCGACGCCGTCGAAGCCGATCGCTATCCGGATGTGCTTTTTGAATCAACGTCTATCACTGTGCAGCGCTGGGAACGCACGGCTTCCGGGTATGAGGGGAGCTGGATGGTGGAAGGCCACCTGACTTTTCACGGTCAGACTCGTCCAGTCACCATACCGGTAACGGTGCGCATCGAGGGAAACCGATTCGAAGCAACAGGCGCCTTTTCCATTGCGCTTTCGCAGTTCAAGGTGCGCCGGCCGAAACTGCTGCTCTGGTCCATCCGCGACACCATTGATCTGAAAGGAACCTTCCGGGCTACACTGCCCGACAGCGCCTTCAACCAGTGAACGGCTGACTGTTCAGAAGGTACTTGCTATCTTGTTTCAGGGAGTACCCCTCGACGGTACGGGCTCCAGACACCAGGGCCAGAGTGCCCAGTGATCCTCCTCCTCCAGAAAACGCTCAAGGTAAAGACATGCCCCCCGAGCCGTTGCAAAGGAACTGTAATGGAGGTTGTATTGCTGGCGCAGGGCCAGCGGAAAAGTGATGCGGTCGATTTCCTGACGCGTGGCCGGGTCGAGGACTATGAGCCGGAGCCATCGTTTTTCCTGGCCCTGTCCGTGTTCGAGTTGCACGACCAGGTAACGATGCTGAAGCACAAACAGTCCACGCGTACGACTGTTTGTCGTCAGGTAGCCCACCCATTGCTCCCGGTATGCTTTCCACTTGCCCTGACGAAGCAAATCTTCCAGGTCTGGCGGCGGACGTACCTGAAAATCTGCGTCTTCCAGTTTACGCCAGACGCCCTGCTCGCCAGTACGCAGATCGAGATAGTAAATCGTGGGGGTGTCGGCCGGTGTAGCCAGCACGAGCGAGTCGCCCAGCAATGTAAGTCCACCTGAGGCATAGTATCCCAGTAACGTCTCATGCGCTTCAGTCAATGCCGGTAACGTAAGGGCATGCGTGAACTGTTGCGATTTCAGGTCGAATACCTCAACCAGGGCGGGCCGACGACGACTTGTCCAGTAGAGAATGAGCTGCTGGCGATAGAGCAGCCAGTGCTGTAGGGCGGCAGGAAGCGTGGGAATAAATGGGTCGCGCAGGAGACGGCCGTCCGATATCCGGTAGGCGGCCACCCGGTTTCGCAGGCCTCCTCGCAAAAGTAACGTATCACCCCAGACCGTGATCTGAGGCGGTGCCATGAATTCGCCCGGGCCTTCTCCACGAAATCCTATGCGATGCAACAGTTGCCCTTGCTCAGAGAAAATGTAAAGCCCTGGAGGCTGCCGGTCACTCACCAGAAACAGCGCACGGGTTGGATGGGCCAGCACCTGATGGGGATCTCCGATCAGCACTCCGGTGAGCGGAATGGGCGGCTGCGAAACCAGCTGCAGCTGCCCATGCACGCCCACCAGCGTATGCTGCTGCGCCTGGAGGCAGCGTGCGATCCCGCTGCCTCCAAGCATCAACAGGACCCCTAT
It encodes the following:
- a CDS encoding YceI family protein is translated as MPRFATLLLLGLLALSNRLNAQSITVPIDSTESILQYRGHHPLHGWTGTSRSVHGTLQLDLDDPARSAVTIRVPVASFDSGNSNRDSNMLDAVEADRYPDVLFESTSITVQRWERTASGYEGSWMVEGHLTFHGQTRPVTIPVTVRIEGNRFEATGAFSIALSQFKVRRPKLLLWSIRDTIDLKGTFRATLPDSAFNQ
- a CDS encoding 6-bladed beta-propeller; amino-acid sequence: MRWSRIIGVLLMLGGSGIARCLQAQQHTLVGVHGQLQLVSQPPIPLTGVLIGDPHQVLAHPTRALFLVSDRQPPGLYIFSEQGQLLHRIGFRGEGPGEFMAPPQITVWGDTLLLRGGLRNRVAAYRISDGRLLRDPFIPTLPAALQHWLLYRQQLILYWTSRRRPALVEVFDLKSQQFTHALTLPALTEAHETLLGYYASGGLTLLGDSLVLATPADTPTIYYLDLRTGEQGVWRKLEDADFQVRPPPDLEDLLRQGKWKAYREQWVGYLTTNSRTRGLFVLQHRYLVVQLEHGQGQEKRWLRLIVLDPATRQEIDRITFPLALRQQYNLHYSSFATARGACLYLERFLEEEDHWALWPWCLEPVPSRGTP